One Methanococcus voltae genomic region harbors:
- a CDS encoding protein translocase subunit SecF, whose translation MYKNYKVLTVIPVILALLSVVFVSVNGLNQSIDVSGGTEITVIVPNNFDYSSLEKQYPDVDFKISTSSSAQYLDVKAGTNVDIDELRNSLAAALNTDDLSKLQYTEKQIGSTLSSNFWNQGFQAVGFAFLFMAIVVYAIFRTPVPSFAVILAAASDIVIAVGGMSLFGIPISTSTIAALLMLIGYSVDTDIMLTTRVLKRKSDTLENRINQSMKTGMTMSITTIVAMAVLYLVVSYIVPAAEMLKDISIVLLIGLIADLMLTWVTNVGILRYYVTELKKSK comes from the coding sequence ATGTACAAGAATTATAAAGTATTAACAGTTATTCCGGTAATTTTAGCACTCTTATCAGTCGTTTTCGTTTCGGTGAATGGTCTAAATCAGAGCATTGACGTTAGCGGAGGTACTGAAATAACTGTAATCGTACCTAATAACTTTGACTATAGTTCATTAGAAAAACAATATCCTGACGTAGATTTTAAGATATCAACGTCTTCTTCTGCCCAATATTTGGATGTAAAAGCAGGAACAAATGTTGACATAGATGAATTGAGAAATTCATTGGCAGCAGCATTAAATACGGATGATTTATCAAAATTACAATATACTGAAAAGCAAATCGGTTCTACATTAAGTAGTAACTTCTGGAATCAAGGTTTCCAAGCAGTAGGATTTGCATTTTTATTCATGGCAATTGTTGTGTATGCAATATTTAGAACACCAGTACCAAGTTTCGCGGTTATTTTGGCAGCAGCATCTGACATTGTAATTGCAGTTGGCGGTATGAGTTTATTTGGGATACCTATTTCAACATCAACAATAGCGGCATTATTAATGTTAATTGGTTACAGTGTCGATACGGACATTATGTTAACAACAAGAGTTTTAAAGAGAAAATCCGATACTCTTGAAAACAGGATTAATCAATCAATGAAGACAGGAATGACAATGTCTATAACCACAATTGTGGCAATGGCGGTTTTATACCTTGTAGTTTCATACATAGTTCCTGCAGCTGAAATGTTAAAAGATATTTCAATCGTTTTATTAATTGGTTTAATTGCGGATTTAATGTTAACTTGGGTAACAAACGTAGGAATATTAAGATATTACGTTACAGAGCTTAAAAAGTCTAAATAA
- a CDS encoding TldD/PmbA family protein, translating into MEKLDNINFCKKFDNLDNTIDKIMNIAEKEGYEADIYISKDDDFSAELEGKHLDNVETSNSFGIGVRVIKDGKVGLAYSTVENPEIIYKAMANLVNDKYTELPVPQKYKSPKGTFFKELKEVNQPKILEDVFYMAEELEKNGITSVGGGVSTGYGYSRLVNTNGVDVEEEGTYYSASISGIKDGETAYEYITKNNVFNVDVISDYVINILKNTKSIKESFEGNIVLSPRALYSLLSYTLIPAFNSESVQRNRSMLAGKIGEQIFGEDIFIYDDSTLDNALYSSKTDDEGSPSERTALVENGVLKSYLYDIKRANIENESKKDEKEYVKTTSNASRGYSSLPSISSSNIIINPVEKIEELDKYLYVNSLIGTHTSNPITGDFSVEISNSYIVDKGDKIPVKKGMLSGNIFEILKEATPLDNVEQRGKLISPALKFQGKTIVE; encoded by the coding sequence ATGGAAAAGCTCGATAATATAAACTTTTGTAAAAAATTTGATAATTTAGACAATACTATTGATAAAATCATGAATATTGCTGAAAAAGAAGGATATGAAGCTGATATTTATATATCAAAAGATGATGACTTCAGTGCAGAATTAGAGGGTAAACACTTAGATAATGTAGAAACCTCAAATAGTTTTGGTATAGGCGTACGTGTTATAAAAGATGGTAAAGTAGGTCTTGCATACAGCACCGTGGAAAATCCAGAAATTATATACAAAGCTATGGCAAATCTTGTAAATGATAAATATACGGAATTACCAGTTCCCCAAAAATATAAAAGCCCTAAAGGAACTTTCTTTAAGGAATTAAAGGAAGTTAATCAACCTAAAATCCTTGAAGATGTATTTTATATGGCTGAAGAGTTAGAAAAAAATGGTATCACTTCAGTAGGTGGAGGAGTTTCCACAGGTTACGGGTACAGTAGACTTGTTAATACCAACGGCGTAGATGTAGAAGAAGAAGGTACTTATTATTCTGCATCCATTTCAGGAATAAAAGATGGAGAAACTGCTTATGAATATATAACCAAAAATAACGTATTTAATGTAGATGTTATTTCAGATTATGTAATCAATATTCTTAAAAATACCAAGTCAATTAAAGAAAGCTTTGAAGGAAACATTGTTCTTAGTCCTCGCGCTTTATACTCATTACTATCATATACGTTAATTCCGGCATTTAATTCAGAAAGTGTGCAGAGAAATAGGTCAATGTTAGCCGGAAAAATCGGAGAACAAATATTTGGTGAAGACATATTCATTTATGATGATAGTACACTCGATAATGCACTTTACTCCTCAAAAACTGATGATGAAGGTAGCCCAAGTGAAAGAACAGCTTTAGTAGAAAATGGAGTATTAAAAAGCTACTTATACGATATTAAAAGAGCAAATATCGAAAATGAATCTAAAAAAGATGAAAAAGAGTATGTTAAAACCACTAGTAACGCTTCAAGAGGCTATTCAAGTTTACCAAGTATTTCAAGTTCAAATATTATAATTAATCCAGTTGAAAAGATTGAAGAATTGGACAAATACCTTTATGTTAACTCTTTAATAGGTACACACACGTCAAATCCAATTACGGGAGACTTCTCTGTGGAAATTAGCAACAGCTACATTGTAGATAAAGGGGATAAAATACCTGTTAAAAAAGGTATGCTTTCTGGAAACATATTTGAAATATTAAAAGAGGCAACTCCGTTGGATAATGTAGAACAGAGAGGTAAATTAATATCTCCAGCGTTAAAATTCCAAGGTAAAACAATTGTTGAATAA
- a CDS encoding LL-diaminopimelate aminotransferase: protein MESYIQNLFADRIGGNNFGKEDVIYKFEKIKRAKNEAKKKYPNVELIDMGVGEPDEMADAKVIETLYEEAKKPENRGYSDNGTQALKDEIPVYMEKVFGVTGINPETEVIHSIGSKPALAYITSVFINPGDVTLMTTPGYPVTATHTKWYGGEVYNLELKEENGFLPDLKSIPEDIKQKAKILYINYPNNPTGAQATVEFYKEAIEFAKENNILIVQDAAYAALTYGEKPLSFLSVEGAKDVGVEIHSFSKAYNMTGWRLAFVVGNELIVRGFAAVKDNYDSGQFIPIQKAGIYCLRHPEITEATRAKYERRLQKMVKMLKELGFNAQMPGGTFYLYVKAPIGTKDGAKFENAEEFSQYLIKEKLISTVPWDDVGSYIRMAACFDAFKDGKLSETKEDEILNEVKRRLSDVEFVF, encoded by the coding sequence ATGGAAAGTTATATTCAAAATCTTTTTGCAGACAGAATCGGTGGCAATAACTTTGGAAAAGAAGATGTAATTTACAAATTCGAAAAAATCAAAAGAGCCAAAAACGAAGCTAAAAAGAAATACCCTAACGTTGAATTAATTGATATGGGTGTAGGAGAGCCAGACGAAATGGCAGATGCAAAAGTAATCGAAACTCTTTACGAAGAAGCAAAAAAGCCAGAAAACAGAGGATATTCTGACAATGGTACTCAAGCTTTAAAAGACGAAATTCCAGTATATATGGAAAAAGTATTTGGCGTAACAGGAATAAACCCTGAAACTGAAGTAATCCATTCAATTGGTTCAAAACCCGCTTTAGCTTACATTACATCAGTATTCATTAACCCTGGAGATGTTACATTAATGACTACCCCAGGTTACCCTGTAACAGCAACCCACACAAAATGGTACGGTGGAGAAGTTTACAACTTAGAATTAAAAGAAGAAAATGGATTTTTACCTGACTTAAAAAGCATACCTGAAGATATAAAACAAAAAGCTAAGATTTTATACATAAACTACCCAAATAACCCAACAGGCGCACAAGCAACAGTTGAATTCTACAAAGAAGCAATTGAATTTGCAAAGGAAAATAATATTTTGATAGTACAAGATGCAGCATACGCAGCATTGACCTACGGTGAAAAACCACTATCATTTTTATCCGTTGAAGGGGCTAAAGACGTAGGTGTAGAAATACACAGTTTTTCAAAAGCTTACAACATGACTGGATGGAGATTAGCCTTTGTAGTGGGTAACGAATTAATCGTAAGAGGTTTTGCAGCTGTTAAAGATAATTATGACAGTGGTCAATTCATACCTATCCAAAAAGCAGGTATTTACTGTTTAAGACACCCAGAAATTACCGAAGCTACAAGAGCAAAATACGAAAGAAGACTCCAAAAAATGGTAAAAATGTTAAAAGAATTAGGATTCAACGCACAAATGCCTGGTGGAACCTTCTATTTATATGTAAAAGCGCCAATAGGAACAAAAGACGGTGCTAAATTTGAAAACGCAGAAGAATTTTCACAATACCTCATTAAAGAAAAATTAATCTCAACAGTACCTTGGGACGATGTTGGAAGCTACATAAGAATGGCAGCTTGCTTTGACGCGTTCAAAGATGGTAAACTTTCAGAAACAAAGGAAGATGAAATTTTAAACGAAGTAAAAAGAAGATTATCTGACGTTGAATTTGTTTTCTAA
- the pheA gene encoding prephenate dehydratase encodes MIYCLGPMGSYSEKAAKLFAGHLKNSEEIIYCNSINEIFEKLEKLEKLDTSKHDDNNLVYGVVPSENSIEGSVTLTQDLLMETNVNILAEIDINIEHALVSTSNDKNTIKRVLSHPQALAQCRNYINSNHWVTETMESTALSAKTIAEKQDDGLSAICSEANAEIYDLNILDKNIQDYKNNQTRFLLISKKQNKEYIKDINFGIDDLKRVKSTVILELKENRAGSLYDVLGEFKKLNIDLSRIESRPSKTKLGTYVFYMDFEYYENMDELFNNLNKWVSKLIYLGTYFVL; translated from the coding sequence ATGATATATTGTCTCGGACCTATGGGCAGTTATAGTGAAAAAGCGGCTAAATTATTTGCAGGACATTTAAAAAATTCCGAAGAAATTATCTACTGTAATTCTATAAATGAAATCTTTGAAAAATTAGAAAAATTAGAAAAATTAGATACTTCAAAGCATGATGACAATAACTTAGTTTATGGCGTAGTTCCTTCGGAAAATTCCATTGAAGGCTCTGTAACATTAACACAAGATTTGTTAATGGAAACAAACGTCAATATATTGGCAGAAATAGATATTAATATAGAACATGCTTTAGTTTCTACATCAAATGATAAAAATACTATAAAAAGAGTTTTATCGCATCCTCAAGCACTAGCACAATGTAGAAATTATATCAATTCTAATCACTGGGTAACTGAAACAATGGAAAGTACGGCACTTTCTGCAAAAACTATTGCAGAAAAACAAGACGATGGACTTTCTGCAATCTGTTCAGAGGCTAATGCTGAAATATACGATTTAAACATACTGGATAAAAACATACAGGATTATAAAAATAACCAAACAAGATTTTTATTAATTTCAAAAAAGCAAAATAAGGAATACATAAAAGATATTAACTTTGGAATAGACGATTTAAAAAGAGTAAAGTCCACTGTAATATTGGAATTGAAAGAAAATAGGGCAGGAAGTTTATATGACGTATTAGGCGAATTTAAAAAGCTTAATATCGATTTATCACGAATTGAATCTAGACCTTCTAAAACAAAATTAGGAACTTACGTATTTTATATGGATTTTGAATATTATGAAAATATGGATGAATTGTTCAATAATTTAAATAAATGGGTTTCTAAATTAATATATTTGGGTACTTATTTTGTTTTATAA
- a CDS encoding class I SAM-dependent methyltransferase, with translation MCIKDKNNQKINSNDSENVKDFYDNWKVENYPNYVKSIMKHEEDLIFNIVNKNKQNGTLKLKEPIIDCGCGYGSFYNLTKDLDTLYIDFSQQLLNIFKNNTNINSNNLLCANIEDLPLMNECANTILCINVLEHVNVTKALNELTRLLKKDGTALIIVVNKDSSINEDIFTDWKVKHNLLNLGTFKNYVSNYNKSNHNVSTLKIEHFETFYFVHPLFKILPNFLLNKVLKLSLRYNDKISKSKLNSKLNLNGQFLLIQLKKE, from the coding sequence ATGTGCATTAAAGACAAAAATAACCAAAAAATTAATTCAAATGATTCTGAAAATGTAAAAGATTTTTATGATAATTGGAAGGTAGAAAACTACCCAAATTACGTAAAAAGTATAATGAAACACGAAGAAGATCTTATTTTTAATATTGTTAATAAAAACAAGCAAAACGGTACTTTAAAATTGAAAGAACCAATAATTGATTGTGGTTGCGGGTATGGTTCTTTTTATAATCTTACAAAAGATTTAGATACTTTATATATAGATTTTTCCCAACAGCTGTTGAATATTTTTAAAAATAATACTAATATAAATTCTAATAATCTGTTATGTGCTAATATAGAAGATTTGCCCTTAATGAATGAATGTGCAAATACTATATTATGTATAAACGTTCTAGAGCATGTAAATGTAACTAAAGCTTTAAATGAACTAACAAGGCTATTAAAAAAAGATGGTACAGCATTAATAATTGTTGTAAACAAAGATTCATCTATCAATGAGGATATATTCACAGATTGGAAAGTAAAACACAATCTTTTAAATCTAGGAACTTTTAAAAATTATGTATCGAATTACAATAAATCAAATCACAATGTCTCGACTTTAAAAATTGAGCATTTTGAAACTTTTTATTTTGTTCACCCACTCTTTAAGATTTTGCCAAATTTTTTATTAAATAAAGTACTTAAATTATCTTTAAGATATAATGATAAAATATCTAAATCTAAATTAAACTCAAAATTAAATTTAAACGGTCAATTCTTATTAATTCAGCTAAAAAAGGAGTAA
- a CDS encoding methanogenesis marker 2 protein has protein sequence MDLKSVVNLVKTFEGVTRKKEIKNVVNNFKFNTEDCDYDFEIIADFGDDAAIIGYDDENAILLAADGIWGRLLEKNPYWAGYCSVLVNANDIAAMGGKSIGMTNIIGIKNLEMGKDLLKGLKDGVKKFGIPVVGGHTHPDAQCNVLDISITGTVRRDSVLRSDSAKVGDKIVFAYDIDGKAHEDFSLNWDTTSMKSKQLVRSQLKSLVEIGENKLANACKDISNPGALGTLGMLLEVSKKGATVNVDKIPRNDDIPMSQWLNMYPGSAFVFTTNESNVNGLKRTLEDVNITAEVCGEVRADKKYYITNDKNDKELLYDFEKEYICGC, from the coding sequence ATGGATTTAAAAAGCGTAGTTAATTTAGTAAAGACTTTTGAGGGAGTAACTCGTAAAAAGGAAATAAAGAATGTTGTTAATAATTTTAAATTTAACACCGAAGACTGTGATTATGATTTTGAAATCATTGCTGATTTTGGGGACGATGCAGCAATTATTGGTTATGACGACGAAAACGCAATTCTTTTGGCAGCTGATGGAATATGGGGAAGATTATTGGAAAAAAACCCTTATTGGGCAGGTTACTGTTCTGTTCTAGTAAATGCAAATGATATTGCAGCCATGGGGGGCAAATCAATTGGAATGACTAATATAATCGGCATAAAAAACTTAGAAATGGGAAAAGACCTTTTAAAAGGTTTAAAAGACGGTGTTAAAAAATTCGGCATTCCTGTAGTTGGGGGGCATACACACCCGGATGCACAATGTAATGTATTAGACATTTCAATAACTGGTACTGTTAGGAGAGATTCTGTATTAAGAAGCGATTCTGCAAAAGTAGGCGATAAAATAGTTTTTGCTTATGATATAGATGGAAAAGCACACGAAGACTTTTCTTTAAACTGGGATACAACGTCTATGAAATCTAAGCAACTTGTAAGGTCTCAATTAAAGTCTTTAGTAGAGATAGGGGAAAATAAGCTTGCAAACGCTTGTAAAGATATAAGTAATCCTGGAGCTTTGGGGACTTTAGGAATGCTTTTGGAAGTTTCAAAGAAAGGAGCAACAGTAAATGTGGATAAAATACCAAGAAATGACGATATACCAATGTCACAATGGTTAAATATGTACCCCGGTAGTGCTTTCGTATTTACTACGAATGAAAGCAATGTTAACGGATTAAAACGTACTTTGGAAGATGTAAACATTACCGCTGAAGTATGTGGGGAAGTTAGGGCTGATAAAAAATACTACATAACAAATGATAAAAACGATAAAGAATTGTTATATGATTTTGAAAAGGAATATATATGTGGTTGCTAA
- a CDS encoding phosphoglycerate kinase, translating into MYYTIDDFDLKNKTVALRVDINSPIDPSTKEITDLTRIEACKDTICDLVKKGSKIVIIAHQSRPGKNDYISLEQHSKKLSEVLNYPVKFIDSIICTNVIEEIKNLESGEILMLENFRFLAEEVMSEWKKWENITPEKQANTIAISKLAPFFDYFINDAFAAAHRAQPSLVGFAYYMPMLAGRILEKELQSLNKALNDPEKPCVYAVGGAKADDSIEVIDNVLKKDIADKVLTSGIVANIFLKAKGYDIGANVDTIEKMGYKDQIDIAKGLLIKYGNKILTPVDVALNINNERVERELNENDPINYPIFDMGRKTMAIYEEELKNARVIVANGPAGVFEDPNFMAGTKSLIESIANSEAFSIIGGGHLSAATEKIGLSNKIDHISTGGGACIEYLSGKKLPVIELLRDSYEKYNNK; encoded by the coding sequence ATGTATTATACGATAGATGACTTTGATTTAAAAAATAAGACTGTAGCTTTAAGAGTAGATATTAATAGCCCTATCGACCCTTCGACAAAGGAAATAACCGACCTTACAAGAATAGAGGCTTGTAAAGATACAATATGTGATTTAGTTAAAAAAGGTTCGAAGATAGTTATTATCGCACACCAAAGTAGACCTGGTAAAAATGACTACATATCGCTTGAGCAACACTCAAAAAAATTGTCAGAAGTTTTAAACTATCCTGTAAAATTTATCGATTCAATAATTTGTACTAATGTAATCGAAGAAATCAAAAACTTAGAAAGTGGCGAGATTTTAATGCTTGAAAACTTCAGATTTTTAGCAGAAGAAGTCATGTCAGAATGGAAGAAATGGGAAAATATAACTCCTGAAAAGCAAGCAAATACCATTGCAATTTCAAAATTGGCACCTTTTTTTGATTATTTTATAAATGACGCTTTTGCAGCAGCACACAGGGCTCAACCTTCTTTAGTAGGCTTTGCATACTACATGCCAATGTTGGCAGGTAGGATTTTAGAAAAAGAATTGCAAAGTTTGAACAAGGCATTAAATGACCCTGAAAAACCATGTGTATACGCAGTAGGTGGCGCTAAAGCTGACGATAGTATCGAAGTTATCGACAACGTTCTTAAAAAAGATATCGCAGACAAAGTTTTAACAAGTGGTATTGTAGCAAATATATTTTTAAAAGCTAAAGGTTATGATATCGGCGCTAATGTTGATACAATTGAAAAAATGGGTTATAAGGACCAAATCGACATCGCAAAAGGATTATTAATCAAGTACGGAAACAAAATATTGACACCTGTAGATGTTGCTTTAAACATCAACAACGAAAGAGTAGAAAGAGAATTAAATGAAAATGACCCTATAAACTACCCAATATTCGATATGGGTAGAAAAACCATGGCAATTTATGAAGAAGAGTTGAAAAATGCAAGAGTTATTGTAGCAAATGGTCCCGCAGGTGTATTTGAGGACCCTAACTTCATGGCAGGTACTAAATCATTAATTGAAAGTATAGCTAATTCAGAAGCTTTTTCAATAATTGGTGGGGGTCACTTATCTGCAGCAACTGAAAAAATAGGACTTTCAAACAAAATCGACCACATCAGCACCGGTGGTGGGGCATGTATTGAATATCTTTCCGGCAAAAAATTGCCAGTTATCGAACTCTTAAGAGATTCTTATGAAAAATATAATAATAAATAA